In Helicobacter bilis, a genomic segment contains:
- a CDS encoding flagellar biosynthesis anti-sigma factor FlgM, whose product MRIASSIAASVQQTQARERNDINRNYEKSVENKQQENNLFSNVGDRKHSDRIAQLKEDIKNGNYQVNLAATSEKMAQSLLNL is encoded by the coding sequence ATGAGAATTGCTAGCAGTATAGCGGCTTCCGTTCAGCAAACTCAAGCAAGAGAACGAAATGATATAAACCGCAATTATGAAAAAAGCGTTGAAAATAAGCAGCAAGAAAATAATCTATTCTCAAATGTTGGCGATAGAAAGCATAGCGATAGAATCGCCCAACTTAAAGAAGATATTAAAAATGGTAACTATCAAGTCAATTTAGCTGCAACTTCTGAAAAAATGGCACAAAGTTTGCTTAATCTCTAG
- a CDS encoding peptidoglycan DD-metalloendopeptidase family protein has protein sequence MNIFCKIILLYCVAMNIAVFGTESQDLLGKDSSSRDPQNTDNSTKEIESKVSKPTKTNGFYATYTEQYKWEYGSTFLGFLAKNNISEKTYYNLSPEDKELVADVKTDSDVFVVRDSLGNLVQAFLSLNADTQVHIFYDFAKEQYSLEIIPIISIQLEQKVVAQIQDGGGPSSALYGATQDPKLNQEFIAAYKMRQVVQKGDRIAAVYLRQYRLGKPIGAPDIKSIAVESNKKFQYLFGYKNRYYDLDGKEMANFFLITPVKYRRISSRFSSGRRHPVLGYVRPHYGVDYAAITGTPIYAAGEGRITFSGVKGGYGKVVEINHSGGIKTLYAHMSKIAKSSRVGTYVRQGTYIGNVGSTGLSTGPHLHFGVYKNNKSINPLGQIKTARSELSGKDKKAFSEFAKEAKEILDTFVKNATFNNNTFVIQKTLIHDDSLDEDSDEIEYSDTTSDNTSQ, from the coding sequence ATGAATATTTTTTGCAAAATCATACTTCTATACTGCGTTGCGATGAATATAGCAGTATTTGGCACAGAAAGCCAAGATTTATTAGGTAAAGATTCATCAAGTAGAGATCCACAAAATACAGATAATAGCACAAAAGAGATAGAATCTAAAGTCTCAAAGCCCACAAAAACAAATGGATTCTACGCAACCTACACAGAGCAGTATAAATGGGAGTATGGCTCAACTTTCTTGGGCTTTTTAGCAAAAAATAATATCTCTGAAAAGACATATTATAACCTTAGCCCAGAAGATAAAGAGTTAGTCGCTGATGTAAAAACAGATAGCGATGTGTTTGTTGTGCGTGATTCTTTAGGGAATCTGGTGCAGGCTTTTTTGTCATTAAATGCAGACACACAGGTGCATATTTTCTATGATTTTGCAAAAGAGCAATACAGCCTTGAGATTATCCCCATTATTTCAATACAATTAGAACAAAAAGTTGTAGCACAAATCCAAGATGGTGGCGGACCATCAAGCGCATTATATGGAGCAACGCAAGACCCAAAGCTAAATCAAGAGTTCATCGCCGCATATAAAATGCGTCAAGTCGTGCAAAAAGGCGATAGAATCGCAGCAGTCTATCTAAGACAATACAGACTAGGAAAGCCAATCGGTGCTCCCGATATAAAGTCCATTGCTGTGGAATCTAATAAGAAATTTCAATATCTATTTGGATATAAAAACCGCTATTATGATTTAGATGGAAAAGAGATGGCAAACTTCTTTTTAATTACACCGGTAAAATATCGCAGAATAAGCTCTAGATTCTCATCAGGGCGAAGACACCCCGTTTTAGGCTATGTGCGTCCGCATTATGGCGTGGATTATGCTGCTATTACAGGCACGCCAATCTATGCAGCAGGTGAGGGAAGGATTACTTTTTCTGGGGTAAAAGGTGGGTATGGTAAGGTTGTAGAGATTAATCACTCTGGTGGGATTAAAACCCTATATGCCCACATGAGTAAAATTGCAAAAAGCAGTCGTGTTGGCACTTATGTAAGACAAGGCACATATATAGGTAATGTCGGTAGCACAGGACTTAGCACAGGACCGCATTTACATTTTGGTGTATATAAGAATAACAAGTCTATTAATCCATTAGGACAGATTAAAACCGCACGCAGTGAGTTAAGCGGGAAGGATAAAAAAGCCTTTAGCGAGTTTGCAAAGGAAGCAAAAGAAATACTTGATACATTTGTGAAAAATGCGACATTTAATAACAATACCTTTGTGATACAAAAAACTCTTATCCATGATGACTCATTAGATGAAGATTCTGATGAGATTGAGTATAGCGACACCACAAGCGATAATACTTCACAATAA
- a CDS encoding NUDIX domain-containing protein — translation MPTNMLYYKGQNTPLPLPNTPEILSISPLTTSKYLQLQQVRFKENNDIKVWDIANANDSVAILLYNRDKDGFILVRQFRVSVFLKNPLHGFMYELCAGLCDKDISPNEIAVQEIQEECGYHVEANKLVLINQFYSSVGMNGARQYLFYAEVSEQDRVSEGGGNKDEQEYIDIIFVPRELIHEFLQDSKCPTTQSFVYAILWFERQKFVV, via the coding sequence ATGCCAACAAACATGCTTTACTACAAAGGACAAAATACACCCCTGCCACTTCCAAACACACCAGAAATTCTTAGTATAAGCCCACTCACAACTTCAAAATACCTGCAACTACAACAAGTAAGATTCAAAGAAAACAATGATATAAAAGTGTGGGATATTGCAAATGCCAATGATAGTGTTGCAATTTTGCTTTATAATAGAGATAAAGATGGCTTTATCCTTGTGCGACAATTTAGAGTAAGTGTATTTTTGAAAAATCCCTTGCATGGCTTTATGTATGAGCTATGTGCAGGATTATGCGATAAAGATATTAGCCCAAACGAGATTGCAGTCCAAGAGATACAAGAAGAATGCGGTTATCATGTAGAAGCAAACAAGCTAGTTTTAATCAATCAATTTTATAGCAGCGTAGGTATGAATGGAGCGCGTCAATATCTCTTTTATGCAGAAGTAAGCGAACAAGATAGAGTGAGTGAGGGCGGTGGTAATAAAGATGAGCAAGAATATATTGACATTATCTTTGTGCCAAGAGAGCTTATACATGAATTCTTACAAGATTCTAAATGCCCTACAACACAATCTTTTGTGTATGCGATTTTATGGTTTGAACGACAAAAGTTTGTTGTGTGA
- the fliW gene encoding flagellar assembly protein FliW, translated as MIFEVKSPILGFEHVNKMKLEKLDEVFLRLTNADDATPIFTLVNPFVLRETYEFEVPMALKLLLDLENSKNILTANIMVMQNPIERSTINFLAPLVFNFDNLTMAQIVLDSIKYPHYKLAEPIANYYPQDTDAQPQA; from the coding sequence ATGATTTTTGAAGTCAAGTCGCCAATTTTAGGTTTTGAGCATGTTAATAAGATGAAGCTAGAAAAGCTTGATGAAGTTTTTCTGCGATTAACAAATGCTGATGATGCGACACCAATTTTTACTCTAGTTAATCCATTTGTTTTACGCGAAACTTATGAATTTGAAGTGCCTATGGCATTAAAACTATTGCTTGATTTAGAAAATAGTAAAAATATTCTAACCGCTAATATCATGGTTATGCAAAATCCAATTGAACGCTCAACGATTAATTTCCTTGCACCTTTAGTTTTTAACTTTGACAATCTCACTATGGCTCAAATCGTCCTTGATAGCATTAAATACCCACATTATAAACTCGCAGAACCAATAGCTAACTACTATCCACAGGATACGGACGCACAACCGCAAGCATAA
- a CDS encoding outer membrane protein assembly factor BamD — translation MLLCLFLSCLFMACSNKDKEVVYNQPASFWYEGIFKNIRLGNLETADSYFSSLQSEHLNSPLIPEAMLALGQAHLSNEEYILSDFYFKEYLKRYGNANNADYISFLRLKSHLYAFKNASKDQQFMTDSIILIQEFMEKYPNSRYMPFVHEMEVKFVLGQNELNKAIARVYEKNDQKEAEQIYKERIDSDLQEATKPTPSKVPWYMVLLNW, via the coding sequence ATGTTATTATGCCTATTTTTATCATGCTTGTTTATGGCATGTAGTAATAAGGATAAAGAAGTTGTCTATAATCAACCAGCAAGTTTTTGGTATGAAGGAATCTTTAAAAACATACGACTTGGGAATCTAGAGACAGCTGATAGCTATTTTTCTTCCTTACAAAGCGAGCATTTAAACTCGCCACTTATACCAGAGGCAATGTTAGCCTTAGGACAAGCTCATTTAAGTAATGAAGAATATATTTTATCTGACTTTTATTTTAAAGAATATTTAAAGCGATATGGGAATGCAAATAATGCCGATTATATTAGCTTTTTGCGGTTAAAATCGCATTTATACGCATTTAAAAACGCTTCAAAAGATCAACAATTTATGACAGATTCTATAATCTTAATACAAGAATTTATGGAGAAATATCCAAATAGTAGATACATGCCTTTCGTGCATGAAATGGAAGTAAAATTTGTGCTAGGGCAAAATGAGCTGAATAAGGCTATTGCAAGAGTGTATGAAAAAAACGATCAAAAAGAAGCAGAACAGATATATAAGGAAAGAATAGATTCTGACTTGCAGGAAGCCACAAAGCCAACACCATCAAAGGTGCCATGGTATATGGTGCTACTCAACTGGTAG
- the lon gene encoding endopeptidase La, translated as MDKENEALVTLPVVVEEEMFVFPFIIAPIFISDKANIAAVQKAQKGNENIFVVCAKNNPKDNDVPFYDVGVVGKIMRKVSLPDGRIKILFQGISKGKITEIINVEPLEAQIEVITYKPSNKQTIDALLAVFMEKINALAHLSQNISPDLLRNIESTDDPNKVVDLVTSTLRLKKEQSYILFSSNDTEDRLMLATQMVLEEIETQKLQKDIKSKVHTKMDQINREFFLKEQLKQIQKELGIDKQRDEEIDQYYSKLEELKSGMHEDAYKEIKKQIDRLSRAHPDSSDANMVQNYVEWMLEIPFTSISSKKLSIKNVEKQLSSDHYSLVDAKQRIVEYFAVKQLLEQRAKDKASESKRIESKKEELKEDSKNDETINTNEKHKGTILCFYGAPGVGKTSLANSIATALNRPLVRIALGGLEDVNELRGHRRTYLGSMPGRIVQGLIDSKKMNPVVVLDEIDKIVRGVRGDPTSVLLEILDPEQNVSFRDYYANFSIDLSQVVFIATANDISLIPAPLRDRMEFIEISSYTPQEKYEIAKKYLIPQEIKNHGLRPDEIKISKDAMETIIHNYTREAGVRNLRRKIAQIMRKAAVEILSNKAQTIQVGVKDLTRLLKKSVFEIDKAERKPRLGVVNGLAWTAVGGDVLKIEALSLLGKGNLKLTGQLGDVMKESAYIAYSVVKNRLDKTLQKDFKKLNAKSSNTESKDNTETTKDTESSTYKSPTETLDIHLHVPEGATPKDGPSAGITMACAIASILFDKNVRQDVAMTGELNLSGEVLPIGGLKEKLIAAYKADIKKALIPLKNYKRDLEDIPKEVQQNLEIVAVQNIDEVFKHVLL; from the coding sequence ATGGATAAAGAAAATGAAGCATTAGTTACATTGCCTGTCGTTGTAGAAGAAGAAATGTTTGTATTTCCTTTTATCATTGCCCCCATTTTTATCTCGGATAAAGCAAATATAGCAGCCGTGCAAAAGGCTCAAAAAGGTAATGAAAATATATTTGTGGTTTGTGCGAAAAATAATCCAAAAGATAATGATGTGCCCTTCTATGATGTAGGCGTTGTGGGTAAAATCATGCGTAAGGTGAGTTTGCCTGATGGGCGTATAAAGATTCTATTTCAAGGAATTTCAAAGGGCAAAATCACAGAGATTATCAATGTAGAGCCACTAGAAGCACAGATTGAAGTCATCACTTATAAGCCAAGCAATAAGCAGACAATAGATGCACTTCTAGCAGTCTTTATGGAAAAGATTAATGCCCTAGCACATTTAAGTCAAAACATTTCGCCTGATTTATTACGCAATATTGAAAGCACAGATGATCCAAATAAAGTTGTAGATTTAGTAACTTCTACTTTGCGATTAAAAAAGGAGCAAAGCTATATTCTATTCTCTAGCAATGATACAGAAGATAGGCTTATGCTTGCTACTCAAATGGTGCTAGAAGAGATTGAAACGCAAAAATTACAAAAAGATATAAAATCAAAAGTGCATACAAAAATGGATCAAATTAATCGCGAATTTTTCCTAAAAGAGCAATTAAAACAGATTCAAAAAGAATTAGGCATTGATAAACAAAGAGATGAAGAGATAGACCAATATTATAGCAAACTAGAAGAGTTAAAAAGCGGTATGCACGAAGACGCATATAAAGAGATTAAAAAGCAAATTGATAGACTATCCCGCGCTCATCCTGATAGCTCTGATGCAAATATGGTGCAAAACTATGTAGAATGGATGCTAGAGATTCCATTTACAAGTATAAGCAGTAAAAAGCTAAGCATTAAAAATGTAGAAAAGCAATTAAGTAGCGATCATTACTCACTCGTTGATGCAAAGCAAAGGATTGTAGAATATTTTGCAGTCAAACAGCTTTTAGAGCAAAGAGCAAAAGATAAAGCAAGTGAATCTAAAAGAATAGAATCTAAAAAAGAAGAGTTAAAAGAAGATTCTAAAAACGATGAGACTATCAATACAAACGAAAAGCATAAAGGCACTATCCTTTGCTTTTATGGTGCACCCGGTGTGGGTAAAACTAGCCTTGCAAACTCAATAGCAACAGCCCTTAATAGACCGCTTGTAAGGATTGCATTAGGCGGATTAGAAGATGTGAATGAATTGAGGGGGCATAGACGCACATATCTAGGCTCAATGCCGGGTAGAATCGTGCAAGGCTTAATAGATTCTAAAAAGATGAATCCAGTCGTTGTACTTGATGAAATCGATAAGATTGTAAGGGGAGTAAGGGGCGATCCTACAAGTGTGCTTTTAGAGATTCTAGACCCAGAGCAGAATGTGAGTTTTAGAGACTATTACGCAAACTTTAGCATAGATTTATCGCAAGTCGTATTTATCGCAACGGCAAATGATATTTCACTCATTCCCGCACCGCTTAGAGATAGAATGGAGTTTATAGAAATCAGTAGCTACACACCGCAGGAAAAATACGAGATAGCAAAAAAATATCTCATTCCACAAGAGATTAAAAATCATGGCTTACGACCAGATGAGATAAAAATCTCTAAAGACGCCATGGAGACCATTATCCATAACTACACAAGGGAAGCAGGAGTAAGGAATCTCCGCAGGAAAATAGCACAAATCATGCGTAAAGCCGCAGTCGAGATTCTAAGTAATAAGGCACAGACTATACAAGTAGGCGTGAAAGATTTAACAAGATTATTGAAAAAAAGTGTATTTGAGATTGACAAAGCAGAGAGAAAGCCAAGGCTTGGTGTAGTCAATGGACTAGCATGGACGGCAGTCGGCGGCGATGTATTAAAGATTGAGGCATTGTCTCTACTTGGTAAGGGCAATCTAAAACTCACAGGGCAATTAGGCGATGTGATGAAAGAATCTGCTTATATCGCTTACTCTGTTGTGAAAAATAGACTTGATAAGACCCTGCAAAAAGACTTTAAAAAGTTGAATGCTAAATCGAGTAATACAGAATCTAAAGACAACACAGAAACCACAAAAGATACAGAATCTAGCACCTATAAAAGCCCCACAGAAACGCTTGATATTCACCTGCATGTCCCAGAGGGTGCTACGCCAAAAGATGGTCCTAGTGCCGGCATTACTATGGCGTGTGCTATTGCTTCAATCCTATTTGATAAAAATGTAAGGCAAGATGTGGCAATGACGGGCGAGCTTAATCTTAGCGGTGAAGTTTTGCCTATTGGAGGGCTTAAAGAAAAGCTTATAGCAGCCTATAAAGCAGATATTAAAAAAGCTCTAATCCCACTTAAAAACTATAAAAGAGATTTAGAAGATATACCAAAAGAAGTGCAGCAAAACCTAGAAATAGTCGCAGTCCAAAATATTGATGAAGTCTTTAAACATGTGCTTTTGTAG
- a CDS encoding nitrilase-related carbon-nitrogen hydrolase — MTQNSQQHINNRFYNFLKTFFITCKTKHFLVLRHATTYLHTTSLLQVLFCYPFYIFSPLLLSRIMQGGVTQAIPTQTLKKQTRFKKILHKAMVGICFGFLFWLPFWCFILESILPPILYGIFCVFLVAFMLYICAILIRLKVESHNNTLSKKPLIHAKKYVVDTALPFFLVFIIFCVGIFSLLHKNTYIGVSLCYPLSIAIFLFMPRMYRFWFGFFVGIFGFYWMTLSFRFEGLSLLIPFIVICVGIIYGLFFWILLYFQNLVWRIIAMASLFILHPLDFNWLNIAYLSSYSVFEASLLSLLCVAFACYFIITKSALQLLAPLLLLMSLDYDMTRQDPKLQAKIIETQYKQDMRWEEENRESIIANNLEAIQQAIDEGYPLVILPETSFPLILNTQTELYHKLLDLSRHITIVTGAMRVQNMDFGKFLDSSHCDTNNTDLTQNLDFNACHVERSEISKSLKSSKDFSATAQNDNKQNLDSKTNSKTTYNKIDSINTHKKHSSLFTLDTLQQREKTLDSDSIESSYINTPTKDFGYYNSVYIFSKGHSLIADKNALVPFGETLPFNVILSPIFEEIFGDSFGFNKGDEIISFITQGLHVAIANCYEGTMELPYNTGAKYILMLSNNAWFYPSTQHFMQQMIVKYYARSFQAFIYHSTNHTPKAIITPNNGRD, encoded by the coding sequence TTGACACAAAACTCACAACAACATATAAATAATAGATTCTATAACTTTTTAAAGACATTCTTTATAACATGTAAAACAAAGCATTTTCTTGTATTGCGACATGCGACTACATATTTACATACTACTTCTTTATTACAAGTTTTATTTTGCTATCCATTTTATATTTTTTCCCCATTACTACTTTCTAGGATTATGCAAGGTGGGGTTACCCAAGCAATACCTACACAAACATTAAAAAAGCAAACAAGATTCAAAAAAATACTACATAAAGCAATGGTGGGTATATGTTTTGGCTTTTTATTTTGGTTGCCATTTTGGTGCTTTATATTAGAATCTATTCTGCCACCTATTTTGTATGGAATCTTTTGTGTTTTTTTAGTGGCTTTTATGCTGTATATCTGTGCTATACTGATACGCTTAAAAGTAGAATCTCACAATAACACACTAAGTAAAAAGCCTCTAATTCACGCTAAAAAATATGTCGTTGATACTGCATTACCCTTTTTTCTTGTATTTATAATATTTTGTGTTGGAATCTTTTCTTTACTACATAAAAATACTTATATAGGTGTTAGCCTGTGCTATCCTTTAAGCATTGCTATATTTTTATTCATGCCGCGAATGTATCGCTTTTGGTTTGGGTTTTTTGTGGGGATTTTTGGATTCTACTGGATGACACTTAGCTTTCGCTTTGAGGGTTTGAGTCTGCTTATACCTTTTATTGTTATTTGCGTGGGAATTATTTATGGTTTGTTTTTTTGGATTCTATTATATTTTCAGAATCTAGTATGGCGTATCATCGCTATGGCATCACTTTTTATTCTTCATCCGCTTGATTTTAATTGGCTAAATATTGCGTATTTAAGCTCATATAGCGTTTTTGAAGCATCACTTTTAAGTCTCTTATGCGTTGCTTTTGCGTGTTATTTTATCATCACAAAAAGTGCCCTACAACTCCTTGCCCCATTATTATTACTCATGTCTTTAGACTATGATATGACAAGACAAGACCCAAAACTACAAGCAAAAATCATAGAAACACAATACAAACAAGATATGCGTTGGGAAGAAGAGAATAGAGAAAGTATAATCGCTAATAATTTAGAAGCTATACAACAAGCAATAGATGAAGGCTATCCACTTGTAATCCTGCCTGAAACAAGCTTTCCTTTAATTCTAAACACACAAACAGAGCTGTATCACAAGCTGCTTGATTTAAGCAGACATATCACTATTGTAACTGGGGCTATGCGTGTGCAAAATATGGATTTTGGTAAGTTTTTAGATTCTAGTCATTGCGATACAAACAACACAGACTTGACACAGAATCTAGATTTTAATGCTTGTCATGTTGAGCGAAGCGAAATATCCAAAAGCTTGAAATCTAGCAAAGATTTTTCAGCTACAGCGCAAAATGACAATAAACAGAATCTAGATTCTAAAACAAACTCAAAAACTACATACAACAAAATAGATTCTATAAACACACACAAAAAGCATTCATCACTTTTCACACTTGATACTTTACAGCAAAGAGAAAAAACACTAGATTCTGATTCCATAGAATCTAGCTATATCAATACGCCGACTAAAGATTTTGGCTATTATAATAGTGTCTATATTTTCTCAAAAGGACATAGTCTCATCGCAGATAAAAACGCCCTTGTGCCTTTTGGGGAGACACTACCATTTAATGTTATTTTATCGCCGATTTTTGAAGAGATTTTTGGCGATAGCTTTGGATTCAATAAAGGTGATGAAATTATATCCTTTATCACTCAAGGCTTACATGTGGCTATTGCAAACTGCTATGAGGGGACTATGGAGCTACCCTATAACACGGGGGCAAAATACATTCTTATGTTAAGCAATAATGCGTGGTTTTACCCATCAACACAACATTTTATGCAACAAATGATTGTAAAATATTACGCACGAAGCTTTCAAGCCTTTATCTATCATTCTACAAACCACACACCAAAGGCTATTATTACACCAAATAATGGCAGGGATTAG
- a CDS encoding hydrogenase small subunit, whose product MAALQKEEIEAKLQNRLKALSHTTKSTILQNDSTKAWLKDQLSLISVPKTMLDTCVEILEYMGDLKVVWLHLQECTGCSESLLRTETPSFEVLLFDIFKIVYHDLVMVSSGHGAVAALEHANSHEKYVLLVEGSIPMGFAKDYITLGDRNGYDEISHLIHNAEAVFAIGTCSSFGGIQSAYPNPTNGHALSEIFEREIINVPGCPPSDKNIVATLLYYYLFAESPSLDSLKRPLWAYSKSVHDLCERKSSFMAGDFVESFDDSNMKEGYCLYKVGCKGPYTYNNCPKVKFNAKTSWPVQGGHGCIGCSEPNFWDNFGNIEKPLSNKSFFTLNEKFMPKIIPLILKKLESPIKNTQEYIDFANTLKSTKSLFINLNTDESSMITYENNEYKSLLTCSISLNPKLTLQSYESKNKQGKRLYANYQNTMKNRYESLMKLSDTERVSKNINDIFSLFGLILDDAELLESELNMINAWLESSFNALSENFQATHILQLAKDFKFPHVSELGFKFKKDDEGYTLDYTKALSIAMAYRIGGLDMYGLAYSMACDLANAFVEIIDTAHDTIVLQGKIFQLPFIQQIFTKNLKDKMIIVLTC is encoded by the coding sequence ATGGCAGCATTACAAAAAGAAGAGATTGAGGCAAAGTTACAAAATCGTTTAAAAGCTCTATCGCACACGACAAAAAGCACAATATTACAAAATGATTCTACAAAAGCATGGCTAAAAGACCAGCTCTCACTCATCAGTGTGCCAAAAACCATGCTTGATACTTGCGTAGAGATTCTAGAATACATGGGCGATTTAAAGGTGGTATGGCTACATTTACAAGAATGCACGGGGTGTAGTGAGAGTTTATTGCGGACAGAGACGCCTAGCTTTGAAGTCTTACTCTTTGATATATTTAAGATTGTCTATCATGATTTAGTGATGGTATCAAGCGGACATGGGGCAGTTGCCGCATTGGAGCATGCAAACTCACATGAAAAGTATGTATTGCTTGTTGAGGGCAGCATTCCTATGGGCTTTGCAAAGGATTATATCACGCTTGGGGATAGAAATGGCTATGATGAAATCTCGCATTTAATACATAATGCAGAAGCGGTATTTGCCATTGGGACATGTTCTAGCTTTGGTGGGATTCAGAGTGCGTATCCAAATCCTACAAATGGACATGCTTTAAGTGAGATTTTTGAAAGAGAGATTATCAATGTCCCGGGCTGTCCGCCAAGTGATAAAAACATTGTAGCAACACTGCTTTATTATTATTTATTTGCAGAATCTCCTAGCCTTGATTCACTGAAACGACCATTATGGGCGTATAGCAAAAGTGTGCATGATTTATGTGAGAGAAAAAGCTCTTTTATGGCTGGTGATTTTGTAGAATCTTTTGATGATTCTAATATGAAAGAGGGCTATTGTCTCTATAAAGTCGGCTGTAAAGGTCCATATACTTACAATAACTGCCCGAAAGTGAAATTCAACGCAAAGACAAGCTGGCCTGTGCAAGGCGGACATGGCTGTATTGGTTGCAGTGAGCCAAACTTTTGGGATAATTTTGGCAATATTGAAAAGCCCTTAAGCAATAAAAGCTTTTTTACTCTTAATGAAAAGTTCATGCCAAAAATTATCCCCCTAATCCTTAAAAAGTTAGAATCTCCTATAAAAAATACGCAAGAATATATCGATTTTGCAAACACACTAAAAAGCACAAAAAGCCTATTTATAAACCTAAATACAGATGAAAGCAGTATGATAACTTATGAAAATAATGAATATAAATCGCTATTAACCTGCTCTATCTCACTCAATCCAAAGCTAACACTGCAAAGCTATGAAAGCAAGAATAAGCAAGGAAAAAGGCTATATGCAAACTATCAAAATACAATGAAAAATCGCTATGAAAGTCTAATGAAGCTTAGTGATACTGAAAGAGTAAGCAAGAATATCAATGATATATTTAGCCTTTTTGGGCTGATTTTAGATGATGCTGAATTGCTTGAGAGTGAATTAAACATGATTAATGCGTGGTTAGAATCTAGCTTTAATGCCTTAAGTGAAAATTTTCAAGCCACACATATACTGCAACTTGCAAAAGACTTTAAATTTCCACATGTTAGTGAGCTGGGCTTTAAGTTTAAAAAAGATGATGAAGGCTACACACTTGATTATACAAAGGCATTATCCATTGCTATGGCATATCGCATAGGTGGGCTAGATATGTATGGATTAGCATATAGCATGGCGTGTGATTTAGCAAATGCCTTTGTTGAGATTATAGACACAGCACATGATACTATCGTATTGCAAGGTAAGATTTTTCAGCTACCTTTTATCCAGCAAATTTTTACCAAAAATCTAAAGGATAAAATGATCATTGTGCTTACTTGTTAG
- a CDS encoding aldo/keto reductase produces the protein MQYITLNNGIKMPSIGLGTYGLQGQKGVKIIHNALQIGYRLFDTAQMYENEKEVGIALATQSLKDSSLQTKEFGVFSTHSTTHLDSNSIVDSSTTPISNPHKQSAHRESSEVSSNDLSRPLQKNELFITTKLSSNMSYKKAWQSIEGSLQNLGLEYVDLLVIHEPYANAKEMYKACEEAYHKGLIHAIGISNFYGRFLEDFLDSVRVKPVLNQVQAHIFFQQHTLQKFLESKGIHLQAWSPLACGKNGIFTNETLQSIAKAHHKSTAQIALKFLLDKGMSIIPKASSFEKLQENLTLFDFSLTQKERDSITQLDTNKSLFGWDC, from the coding sequence ATGCAATATATCACTTTAAATAATGGCATAAAAATGCCTAGTATTGGGCTTGGGACTTATGGACTGCAAGGGCAAAAAGGTGTGAAAATAATTCACAATGCCCTGCAAATTGGATACAGACTCTTTGATACTGCTCAAATGTATGAGAATGAAAAGGAAGTGGGCATAGCTCTAGCTACGCAAAGCCTAAAAGATTCTAGTTTGCAAACAAAAGAATTTGGGGTTTTTAGCACTCATTCCACGACACATTTAGATTCTAATAGCATTGTAGATTCTAGCACCACGCCAATCTCAAACCCACACAAGCAATCAGCCCATAGAGAATCTAGCGAAGTTAGCTCAAACGATTTAAGCCGCCCATTGCAAAAAAATGAGCTTTTCATCACCACAAAGCTTTCATCAAATATGTCCTACAAAAAGGCGTGGCAAAGCATAGAGGGTAGCCTACAAAATCTAGGGCTAGAATATGTAGATTTGCTTGTAATCCACGAGCCTTACGCAAATGCTAAAGAAATGTATAAAGCCTGTGAAGAGGCGTATCACAAAGGGCTTATCCACGCGATTGGAATCTCAAATTTTTATGGCAGATTTTTGGAGGATTTTTTAGATTCTGTGCGTGTTAAGCCTGTGCTAAATCAAGTCCAAGCACATATTTTCTTTCAACAGCACACATTGCAAAAATTTTTAGAATCTAAAGGCATTCACTTGCAAGCGTGGAGTCCTTTAGCTTGTGGGAAAAATGGCATTTTTACAAATGAGACTCTGCAAAGCATAGCAAAAGCTCATCATAAAAGCACCGCACAAATTGCTTTGAAATTTTTGCTAGATAAAGGAATGAGTATTATCCCAAAGGCTTCAAGCTTTGAAAAATTGCAAGAAAATCTCACACTTTTTGACTTTAGCTTAACGCAAAAAGAGAGAGATTCTATCACGCAGCTTGATACAAATAAAAGCCTTTTTGGCTGGGACTGCTAG